The following proteins are encoded in a genomic region of Buchnera aphidicola (Aphis nerii):
- the atpB gene encoding F0F1 ATP synthase subunit A translates to MFLEQISNPKKYISHHLHHLQIDLFNFNFIKPNHISSYFWILNIDSIMCSFILGFFFTSIFYIVAKKVTIGVPNKLQACIEIIFEFISSNVKTMFHGKSQLIAPLSLTIFIWVFLMNLMDLIPIDFIPLFFETFFQIPAMRIVPSADVNITLSMSLGVFVLILFYSLKMKGYAGFFKELTLQPFNHPVFFIFNFLLEFVSLLSKPISLGLRLFGNMYSGEMIFILIAGLLPWWSQCFLSVPWAIFHILIISLQAFIFMVLTIVYLSIASQSH, encoded by the coding sequence ATGTTTTTAGAACAAATATCCAATCCTAAAAAATATATCAGTCATCATTTACATCATTTGCAAATAGATTTATTTAATTTTAATTTTATTAAACCTAATCATATTTCTTCGTATTTTTGGATTTTAAACATTGATTCGATAATGTGTTCTTTTATATTAGGATTTTTTTTTACAAGTATATTTTATATAGTAGCAAAAAAAGTTACGATTGGTGTTCCAAATAAATTACAAGCTTGTATTGAAATCATTTTTGAATTTATATCATCTAATGTAAAAACTATGTTTCATGGTAAAAGTCAACTTATTGCTCCATTATCATTGACAATTTTTATATGGGTTTTCTTAATGAATCTTATGGATTTAATTCCAATTGATTTTATACCGTTATTTTTTGAAACTTTTTTTCAAATACCAGCAATGCGTATTGTTCCATCTGCTGATGTAAATATTACTTTATCCATGTCATTAGGTGTATTTGTTTTAATTTTATTTTATAGTTTAAAAATGAAAGGATATGCTGGTTTTTTTAAAGAACTAACTTTACAGCCTTTTAATCATCCTGTATTTTTTATTTTTAATTTTTTATTGGAATTTGTTTCTTTATTATCTAAACCTATTTCCTTAGGATTGAGACTTTTTGGTAATATGTATTCTGGTGAAATGATTTTTATTTTAATTGCAGGTTTATTACCATGGTGGTCTCAGTGTTTTCTAAGTGTTCCGTGGGCTATTTTCCATATTTTAATAATTTCTTTACAAGCTTTTATTTTTATGGTGTTGACAATTGTTTATTTATCAATAGCTTCGCAATCTCATTGA
- a CDS encoding F0F1 ATP synthase subunit B produces MNLNATIFGQAISFFLFVWFCMKYIWPPIIAAIETRQKKIEDTLSASKKIEQEYLIIQKKMNETIKDAKEKASFILNEANRQKLLILEDAKSKAIKETEKMLLNSQIEIDMQFVRARETLHKEIVDLSILMAEKIIKQNIQENKNKFFINNIITSLSDIKKSI; encoded by the coding sequence GTGAATCTTAATGCAACAATTTTTGGACAAGCAATTTCATTTTTTTTATTTGTTTGGTTTTGTATGAAATATATATGGCCCCCAATTATCGCTGCTATAGAAACAAGACAAAAAAAAATTGAAGATACTTTGAGTGCTTCAAAAAAAATTGAACAAGAATATCTTATTATTCAAAAAAAAATGAATGAAACAATTAAAGATGCAAAAGAAAAGGCTTCTTTTATTTTAAATGAAGCTAATCGACAAAAATTATTAATTTTAGAAGATGCAAAAAGTAAGGCTATTAAAGAAACTGAAAAAATGTTATTAAATAGTCAGATAGAAATTGATATGCAATTTGTACGTGCTCGTGAAACTTTACATAAAGAAATTGTAGATTTGTCTATTTTAATGGCAGAAAAAATTATTAAACAAAATATTCAAGAAAATAAAAATAAATTTTTTATAAATAATATCATTACTTCATTATCAGATATAAAAAAATCTATCTAG
- the mnmG gene encoding tRNA uridine-5-carboxymethylaminomethyl(34) synthesis enzyme MnmG — protein MLQSNCKNFDVIIIGGGHAGTEAASASSRMGCKTLLLTKNITDIGVLSCNPAIGGIGKSHLVKEIDALGGIMARAIDHSGIQFRILNSKKGPAVRSTRAQADRILYSKNVKKLLDKENNLSIIGEEIKDLIVKNYTVIGVLTQTEISFYAKSVVLCTGTFLGGKIHIGLDSYTAGRRGEKASLDLAYRLRELPLRVNRLKTGTPPRIDIHTINFKDLLIQNGDLPTPVFSFIGKSSDHPRQIPCYITHTNEKTHQIIRDNLNQSPIYQGIITGLGPRYCPSIEDKIMRFPNKTSHQIFLEPEGLSTFKVYPNGISTSLPIKIQEKIVKSIKGLENSKIVDPGYAIEYDFFDPKDLNLTLESKWIKGLFLAGQINGTTGYEEAASQGLLAGLNAALYALGRQQWFPRRDQAYLGVLIDDLTTQGTQEPYRMFTSRAEHRLILREDNADIRLTEIGYKFGLIDGFRWSFYNEKLLKINSEIKYLKKTKIYPTSFQSDLLNSFFNILLTKEINIFNLLKRPEITFKNLSYLNIFHSQTSNLEVINHIENEIKYEGYIKRQLEEISRHLKNENTFLSSKYDYTQVKGLSNEAISKLNDYKPVSVGQASRISGITPASISVLLIHLKKEAQKKLML, from the coding sequence ATGTTGCAGTCAAATTGTAAAAATTTTGATGTGATTATTATTGGAGGAGGACATGCTGGAACTGAAGCTGCATCAGCTTCTTCAAGAATGGGATGTAAAACATTATTATTAACTAAAAATATAACAGATATTGGTGTTTTATCTTGTAATCCAGCTATTGGAGGAATTGGAAAAAGTCATTTGGTTAAAGAGATAGATGCGTTAGGTGGTATCATGGCTCGAGCAATTGATCATTCAGGTATTCAGTTTCGAATTTTAAATAGTAAAAAGGGTCCTGCAGTAAGATCTACTCGAGCGCAAGCTGACAGAATACTTTATTCTAAAAATGTAAAAAAATTGTTAGATAAAGAGAATAATTTATCAATTATAGGAGAAGAAATAAAAGATTTAATTGTTAAAAATTATACAGTTATTGGTGTATTAACACAAACTGAAATAAGTTTTTATGCTAAATCAGTAGTTTTATGTACAGGTACTTTTTTAGGAGGTAAGATACATATAGGTTTAGATAGTTATACTGCTGGTAGAAGAGGTGAAAAAGCTTCGTTAGATTTAGCATATCGTTTAAGAGAGTTGCCTTTGCGCGTTAATCGATTAAAAACAGGAACTCCTCCTAGAATTGATATTCATACTATTAATTTCAAAGATTTATTAATACAAAACGGAGATCTTCCTACTCCAGTTTTTTCTTTTATAGGGAAATCTTCGGATCATCCTCGTCAAATACCATGTTACATTACGCATACAAATGAAAAAACACATCAAATAATACGTGATAATTTAAATCAAAGTCCTATATATCAAGGAATAATAACTGGTTTAGGACCTCGATATTGTCCTTCTATTGAAGATAAAATAATGCGTTTCCCTAATAAGACTTCGCATCAAATTTTTTTAGAACCAGAAGGTCTATCTACTTTTAAAGTGTATCCTAATGGGATTTCAACTAGTTTACCAATAAAAATTCAAGAAAAAATAGTTAAATCTATTAAAGGTTTAGAAAATTCTAAAATTGTTGATCCAGGATATGCAATAGAATATGATTTTTTTGATCCCAAAGATTTAAATTTAACATTAGAGAGCAAATGGATTAAAGGACTTTTTTTGGCAGGTCAAATCAATGGTACTACTGGATATGAAGAAGCAGCTTCTCAGGGGCTATTAGCCGGTTTAAATGCTGCACTTTATGCATTAGGTCGGCAACAGTGGTTTCCTAGGCGTGATCAAGCTTATTTAGGTGTTCTTATAGATGATCTTACTACACAAGGAACTCAGGAACCATATCGAATGTTTACTTCACGTGCTGAGCATCGATTAATTTTACGAGAAGATAATGCTGATATACGACTTACTGAAATTGGTTATAAATTTGGTTTAATAGATGGTTTTCGATGGTCTTTCTATAATGAAAAATTATTAAAAATTAATTCTGAAATAAAATATTTAAAAAAAACAAAAATATATCCTACATCTTTTCAATCTGATCTTTTAAATAGTTTTTTTAATATTTTATTAACTAAGGAAATAAATATTTTTAATTTATTAAAACGTCCAGAAATAACTTTTAAAAATTTATCTTATTTAAATATTTTTCATTCACAAACATCTAATTTAGAAGTTATTAATCATATAGAAAATGAAATAAAATATGAAGGTTATATTAAACGACAATTAGAAGAAATTAGTAGGCATTTAAAGAATGAAAATACTTTTTTATCCTCTAAATATGATTATACACAAGTAAAGGGTTTATCTAACGAAGCAATTTCTAAGTTAAATGATTATAAACCAGTTTCTGTTGGACAAGCATCGCGTATTTCTGGTATTACACCAGCATCTATATCTGTTTTATTGATACATTTAAAAAAAGAAGCGCAAAAAAAACTTATGCTATAA
- the atpE gene encoding F0F1 ATP synthase subunit C — protein sequence MDNVNVDMLYIAVAIMVGLAAIGAAIGIGILGSKFLEGVARQPDLVPLLRTQFFVVMGLVDAIPMIAVGLGLYMLFAIS from the coding sequence ATGGATAATGTAAATGTTGATATGTTGTATATAGCAGTAGCTATTATGGTCGGATTAGCTGCAATTGGTGCTGCAATTGGTATTGGTATTTTAGGGAGTAAATTTTTAGAAGGAGTTGCAAGACAACCTGATTTAGTTCCCTTATTAAGAACACAGTTTTTTGTTGTAATGGGATTAGTTGATGCAATTCCTATGATTGCTGTAGGTTTAGGTTTATACATGCTTTTTGCTATTTCTTAA
- the atpH gene encoding ATP synthase F1 subunit delta — MSFNTIARPYAKAIFEIAIKNNSIEKWKKILILINDIVAIKNIQKFLSGSLSPNYLSSFFISVIGEHLDEYSKNLIKLLAYNRRFKIFNNILKQFLKLEASYHNIITIELISAFALKDNQIIKIRTILEQILSTKVRLICKIENDIIDGLLIKINNQIFDFSMRNNLKQLSSALNF; from the coding sequence ATGTCATTTAATACTATTGCTAGACCTTATGCAAAAGCTATTTTTGAAATAGCAATAAAAAATAATTCAATTGAAAAATGGAAAAAAATATTAATTTTAATTAATGATATAGTTGCGATTAAAAACATTCAAAAATTTTTATCTGGATCTTTGTCTCCTAATTATTTATCGTCTTTTTTTATCTCAGTTATTGGCGAACATCTTGATGAATATTCAAAAAATTTAATAAAATTATTAGCTTATAATCGACGATTTAAAATATTTAATAACATATTAAAACAGTTTCTTAAATTAGAAGCTTCTTATCATAATATTATTACTATTGAATTAATATCTGCATTTGCTTTAAAAGACAACCAAATTATTAAAATACGTACTATTTTAGAACAAATTTTATCTACTAAAGTTAGACTTATATGTAAAATAGAAAATGATATAATTGATGGTTTACTTATAAAAATAAATAATCAAATTTTTGATTTCTCTATGCGAAATAATTTAAAACAATTATCTTCAGCATTAAATTTTTAA